In Acinetobacter pittii, one genomic interval encodes:
- the frr gene encoding ribosome recycling factor, giving the protein MINDLKKDSEQRMLKTLDSLEQGFAKVRTGRAHPSILNGVMVPYYGSDVPLNQVANVGIEDSRTLVVQPFERTMVSAIDKAIRESDLGLNPITADSIRVPLPALTEETRRDMQKVARSEAENAKVAIRNIRRDVLGDIKALLKEKEISEDDERRAGEDIQKITDKYVAEVDKRLAAKEAELMKV; this is encoded by the coding sequence ATGATTAACGATCTGAAAAAAGACAGCGAACAGCGTATGTTAAAAACTCTTGATTCTTTGGAACAAGGGTTTGCTAAAGTTCGTACCGGCCGTGCACACCCATCAATTTTAAATGGTGTGATGGTTCCTTACTACGGTTCTGATGTGCCTTTAAATCAAGTAGCAAACGTAGGTATTGAAGATTCTCGTACACTTGTTGTTCAACCATTCGAGCGTACTATGGTATCTGCTATTGATAAGGCAATCCGTGAAAGCGATCTTGGTTTAAACCCGATTACGGCAGATTCAATTCGTGTCCCTTTACCTGCATTAACTGAAGAAACACGTCGTGACATGCAAAAAGTTGCACGTAGTGAAGCTGAAAATGCAAAAGTTGCGATTCGTAATATTCGCCGTGATGTGTTAGGTGATATTAAAGCGTTATTGAAAGAAAAAGAAATTTCTGAAGATGATGAGCGCCGTGCAGGTGAGGATATTCAGAAAATTACAGATAAATATGTTGCAGAAGTAGACAAACGTCTTGCAGCGAAAGAAGCAGAATTGATGAAGGTCTAA
- the ompH gene encoding OmpH family outer membrane protein — protein sequence MKKLNILMLGLGLTVSAMTNAAGYGVIDLAKVVESSTYLKQQNASLNQSVKPTTTRLEQLGKELEGLQRQAQTQGQKMKEDDIKKLQTQYQSKLNEFNSTQQGLQSKVQTSLQGMNSTFESRVKQAAEQLRKENNLDFILNKNSTVAYDAKYDLTDKMIQKVNSMK from the coding sequence ATGAAAAAATTAAATATATTAATGTTAGGGTTAGGCCTTACTGTTTCTGCTATGACGAATGCTGCTGGTTATGGCGTGATTGATCTTGCTAAAGTTGTTGAAAGCAGTACTTATTTAAAACAACAAAATGCAAGTTTAAATCAATCCGTTAAACCAACGACTACTCGCCTTGAGCAGTTGGGTAAAGAGTTAGAAGGTCTTCAGCGTCAAGCCCAAACACAAGGCCAAAAAATGAAAGAAGATGATATTAAAAAGCTTCAGACTCAATATCAGTCAAAATTAAATGAATTTAATTCAACTCAACAAGGGTTGCAGTCTAAAGTTCAAACTAGTTTGCAAGGAATGAACTCAACTTTTGAGAGCCGTGTGAAGCAAGCCGCTGAACAATTACGAAAAGAAAATAATCTTGACTTCATTTTGAATAAAAATTCGACCGTTGCCTATGACGCTAAATATGATTTAACTGATAAAATGATACAAAAGGTTAATTCAATGAAATAA
- the bamA gene encoding outer membrane protein assembly factor BamA yields the protein MRHTHFLMPLALVSAMAAVQQAYAADDFVVRDIRIDGLVRLTPANVSTMLPINSGDRVNEPMIAEAIRTLYATGLFDDIKASRDNDTLVFNVVERPIISKLEFKGNKLIPKEALEQGLKKMGIAEGEVFKKSALQTIETELEQQYTQQGRYDADVTIDTIARPNNRVELKLNFNEGTAAKVFNINIIGNTVFKDSEIKQAFAVKESGWASVVTRNDRYAREKMAASLEALRAMYLNKGYINFHINNSQLNISEDKKNIFIEVAVEEGSQFKFGQTKFLGDALYKPEELQALKIYKDGDTYSQEKVNAVKQLLLRKYGNAGYYFADVNVVPQINNETGVVDLNYYVNPGQQVTVRRINFTGNSKTADEVLRREMRQMEGALASNEKIDLSKVRLERTGFFKTVDIKPARIPNSPDQVDLNVNVEEQHSGTTTLAVGYSQSGGVTFQAGLSQTNFMGTGNRVSIDLSRSETQDYYNLSVTDPYFTIDGVSRGYNVYYRKTKLNDNYNVNNYVTDSFGGSLSFGYPIDENQSLSASLGVDNTKVTTGPYVSTYVRDYLKANGGKTTSTSTYCLVDLEKDPTTGLYKCPDGKTSEPYGSAFEGEFFTYNLNLGWSYNTLNRPIFPTSGMSHRVGLEIGLPGSDVDYQKVTYDAQAFFPIGSTGFVLRGYGKLGYGNDLPFYKNFYAGGYGSVRGYDNSTLGPKYSSVNLQEEGKNDSSPEEVGGNALVQFGTELALPLPFKGDWTRQVRPVIFAEGGQVFDTKCDVGSYSMIMNGQQIADARKYCEDNYGFDLGNMRYSVGVGFTWITMIGPLSLSYAFPLNDKPGDETKEIQFEIGRTF from the coding sequence ATGCGGCACACACATTTTTTAATGCCTTTGGCACTTGTTAGCGCTATGGCAGCGGTACAACAAGCATATGCAGCTGATGATTTCGTTGTTCGAGATATTCGTATAGATGGATTGGTTCGTCTTACTCCTGCAAATGTTTCTACCATGTTGCCAATCAACAGTGGCGATCGCGTTAATGAACCGATGATCGCAGAAGCAATTCGAACATTGTATGCCACTGGACTTTTTGACGATATTAAAGCCTCAAGAGACAACGACACTTTAGTTTTTAATGTCGTAGAGCGCCCAATTATTTCAAAACTCGAATTTAAGGGTAACAAACTTATTCCTAAAGAGGCTTTAGAGCAAGGCCTCAAAAAAATGGGCATTGCTGAAGGCGAAGTTTTTAAGAAGTCAGCTTTACAAACAATTGAAACTGAATTAGAGCAGCAATATACACAGCAAGGCCGTTATGATGCTGATGTAACTATTGATACTATTGCTCGTCCAAATAACCGTGTTGAACTTAAATTAAATTTTAATGAAGGTACGGCTGCTAAAGTTTTTAATATTAATATCATTGGTAATACTGTTTTTAAAGACAGCGAAATTAAACAAGCTTTCGCAGTTAAAGAAAGTGGTTGGGCTTCTGTTGTAACCCGTAATGACCGTTATGCTAGAGAGAAAATGGCAGCAAGCCTTGAAGCTTTGCGTGCGATGTATCTGAATAAAGGTTATATCAATTTTCATATCAATAACTCGCAGCTTAATATTAGTGAAGATAAAAAGAATATCTTTATTGAAGTTGCTGTAGAGGAAGGTAGTCAGTTCAAATTTGGTCAAACCAAGTTTTTAGGTGATGCACTTTATAAACCTGAAGAACTGCAAGCTTTAAAAATTTATAAAGATGGCGATACTTATTCACAAGAAAAAGTAAATGCTGTTAAGCAATTGTTATTGCGTAAATATGGTAATGCTGGTTATTACTTTGCTGATGTGAACGTTGTTCCGCAAATTAATAATGAGACGGGTGTTGTTGACTTAAATTACTATGTAAACCCAGGTCAGCAAGTTACTGTACGTCGTATTAATTTTACAGGTAACAGTAAAACTGCCGATGAAGTATTGCGTCGTGAAATGCGTCAAATGGAAGGCGCTTTAGCGAGTAATGAAAAAATTGATTTATCTAAAGTACGTTTAGAGCGTACAGGATTCTTCAAAACAGTTGATATTAAACCAGCTCGTATCCCGAATTCACCAGATCAGGTGGACTTAAACGTAAATGTTGAAGAACAACACTCGGGAACTACAACCTTAGCTGTGGGTTACTCACAAAGTGGTGGTGTCACCTTCCAGGCAGGTTTAAGCCAAACGAACTTTATGGGAACGGGTAATCGTGTTTCGATCGATTTATCTCGTTCTGAAACTCAAGATTACTATAACTTAAGTGTTACCGACCCTTACTTTACAATTGATGGGGTAAGCCGAGGTTATAACGTTTACTACCGTAAGACTAAACTTAATGATAATTATAACGTTAATAACTATGTTACCGATAGTTTCGGTGGTAGTTTGAGTTTTGGTTATCCAATTGATGAAAATCAAAGTTTAAGTGCTTCACTTGGTGTTGATAATACTAAGGTAACAACTGGTCCTTATGTCTCTACTTATGTACGTGACTACTTAAAGGCAAATGGTGGAAAAACTACTTCAACAAGTACTTACTGCCTCGTTGACCTTGAAAAAGATCCAACAACAGGATTGTATAAGTGTCCAGATGGCAAAACTTCTGAGCCTTATGGAAGTGCATTTGAGGGTGAGTTCTTTACTTATAACCTGAATTTAGGTTGGTCATATAACACCTTAAATAGACCAATTTTCCCGACTTCAGGTATGTCACATCGAGTTGGCCTTGAAATTGGTTTGCCGGGTAGTGATGTCGATTATCAAAAAGTAACTTATGATGCTCAAGCCTTTTTCCCAATTGGTAGTACAGGTTTTGTACTTCGTGGTTATGGTAAGCTTGGCTATGGTAATGATTTGCCGTTCTATAAAAACTTCTATGCGGGTGGTTACGGTTCTGTTCGTGGTTATGACAACAGTACTTTGGGGCCGAAATATTCAAGTGTGAATTTACAAGAAGAAGGTAAAAATGACTCTTCTCCAGAAGAAGTTGGTGGTAATGCTTTAGTTCAGTTTGGAACAGAGCTTGCTTTACCATTACCTTTCAAAGGAGATTGGACTCGTCAAGTGAGACCAGTCATTTTTGCTGAAGGCGGTCAAGTATTTGATACCAAGTGCGATGTTGGCTCCTATTCTATGATTATGAATGGGCAGCAAATCGCAGACGCTAGAAAATACTGTGAAGATAACTACGGTTTTGATTTAGGCAATATGCGTTATAGCGTAGGTGTAGGATTTACATGGATCACTATGATTGGACCATTATCTCTTAGTTATGCATTCCCGTTAAATGACAAGCCTGGTGACGAAACTAAAGAGATTCAGTTTGAAATCGGTCGTACTTTCTAA
- the cdsA gene encoding phosphatidate cytidylyltransferase → MLERIVTALVLVAVVLGCMFATQSHYPMLVLMIVAAGVAGYEWYKLMPRETVNAVKPKAWCYGLLVAFVSGVALFFHDIALLLWSASILTWLVSVYWVKSFPEFDGWYNATLYVIGIILVCAAVTSIFVVWQSSPWWLMYLFLLVWGADSGAYFVGRKFGKRKLAPTVSPNKSVEGLYGGIITTILVMLVVQYNYLNLTLIQQILFLILSLITVFGSVLGDLFESMIKRRAGIKDSGRVLPGHGGVLDRIDSLLAAAPIFATGMYILKLIGVDL, encoded by the coding sequence ATGTTAGAGCGGATTGTTACCGCATTGGTACTTGTTGCAGTTGTTTTAGGCTGTATGTTTGCTACGCAATCACATTATCCAATGTTGGTTCTTATGATTGTAGCAGCAGGGGTTGCGGGGTATGAATGGTATAAATTAATGCCTCGTGAAACTGTAAATGCTGTAAAGCCTAAAGCTTGGTGCTACGGTCTGCTTGTTGCATTCGTTTCAGGTGTTGCCTTATTTTTCCATGATATTGCCTTATTGTTGTGGTCTGCCTCAATTTTGACTTGGCTTGTAAGCGTTTATTGGGTCAAGTCTTTTCCTGAATTTGATGGTTGGTATAACGCGACTTTGTATGTAATTGGCATAATTTTAGTCTGTGCTGCAGTAACTTCAATTTTTGTCGTGTGGCAAAGTTCACCATGGTGGTTAATGTATCTGTTCTTGCTTGTGTGGGGCGCAGATAGTGGTGCTTATTTTGTTGGTCGTAAATTTGGTAAAAGAAAGTTAGCTCCAACCGTAAGTCCGAACAAATCAGTAGAAGGGTTATATGGTGGTATTATCACCACTATATTGGTTATGCTGGTTGTGCAATATAATTATTTAAATTTAACTTTAATCCAGCAAATTCTATTTCTTATATTGTCACTCATTACAGTATTTGGTTCAGTTTTGGGTGATTTATTTGAGTCAATGATTAAACGACGTGCTGGTATTAAAGATTCTGGACGTGTACTACCTGGTCATGGTGGTGTCTTAGACCGTATTGATTCTTTACTTGCTGCAGCCCCGATTTTTGCAACGGGAATGTATATATTAAAACTTATTGGTGTAGATTTATAA
- the ispC gene encoding 1-deoxy-D-xylulose-5-phosphate reductoisomerase has protein sequence MTQSVCILGVTGSIGQSTLKILNQHPDKYSVFAVSAHSRISELVDICKQFQPKVVVVPKQKVDELAALFVENELRNIEILTDQEGLVSIASHPDVDVVMAAIVGAAGLLPTLAAVKAGKRVLLANKEALVMSGEIMMQAARDHQALLLPVDSEHNAIFQSLPHNYLEAERNGQPQQGVSRILLTASGGPFLNHSLEQLEKVTPQQACKHPNWSMGQKISVDSATLMNKGLELIEACHLFSISEHFVTVVVHPQSIIHSMVQYVDGSTLAQMGNPDMCTPIAHALAWPERLQTNVPALDLFEYSQLNFQAPDIQKFPALDLARQAMRAGGLAPTILNAANEIAVAAFLKEQIGFTNIPQVVEHTLQKLENSVADNIESILNKDEVARQVAQQYISSIGG, from the coding sequence ATGACACAATCTGTTTGCATATTGGGTGTAACCGGTTCCATTGGGCAAAGTACCTTAAAAATTTTAAATCAACATCCTGATAAGTATTCAGTATTTGCAGTTTCCGCTCATAGTCGAATTTCTGAATTGGTTGATATATGTAAACAATTCCAACCAAAAGTTGTAGTTGTTCCAAAGCAAAAAGTTGATGAATTAGCAGCTTTATTTGTAGAAAATGAATTACGAAATATTGAGATTTTGACTGATCAGGAAGGGTTGGTAAGTATCGCATCTCACCCTGATGTGGATGTGGTTATGGCTGCGATTGTTGGTGCAGCAGGTTTATTGCCAACATTAGCGGCTGTAAAAGCTGGTAAACGCGTTTTGCTAGCTAATAAAGAAGCTTTGGTAATGTCCGGTGAAATCATGATGCAAGCAGCACGTGATCATCAGGCATTATTATTACCTGTAGATTCAGAACATAACGCTATTTTCCAATCATTACCTCATAATTATTTAGAGGCTGAAAGAAATGGACAGCCGCAACAGGGCGTATCAAGAATCTTATTGACCGCTTCAGGTGGCCCATTTCTAAATCATTCGTTAGAACAATTAGAAAAAGTTACCCCACAGCAAGCCTGTAAGCATCCGAACTGGTCTATGGGGCAGAAAATCTCAGTTGACTCAGCTACTCTTATGAATAAAGGGTTGGAGTTAATTGAGGCATGTCATTTGTTTTCAATATCTGAACATTTTGTTACAGTTGTTGTTCATCCACAAAGTATTATTCATTCTATGGTGCAATATGTTGATGGTTCAACATTAGCGCAAATGGGTAATCCAGATATGTGTACTCCGATTGCTCATGCATTAGCATGGCCAGAGCGTTTACAGACTAATGTTCCTGCTTTAGATTTATTTGAGTATTCTCAACTTAATTTTCAAGCACCGGATATCCAGAAATTTCCTGCACTTGACTTGGCACGTCAGGCAATGCGTGCAGGAGGGTTGGCACCCACTATTTTAAATGCTGCAAATGAGATTGCTGTTGCTGCATTTTTAAAGGAACAGATTGGATTTACAAATATCCCACAAGTGGTAGAGCATACTTTGCAAAAATTGGAAAACTCAGTTGCTGATAATATCGAGTCTATTTTAAATAAAGATGAAGTAGCACGACAAGTAGCACAGCAGTATATATCAAGTATAGGAGGCTGA
- the rimO gene encoding 30S ribosomal protein S12 methylthiotransferase RimO: MKTPKVGFVSLGCPKALVDSERILTQLKTEGYQVASDYDGADLVVVNTCGFIESAVQESLDAIGEAMSENGRVIVTGCLGKDEDKIRQMHPNVLKVTGAAAYQDVMEAVHEYVPAPPKHNPFVDLVPEQGIRLTPKHYAYLKISEGCNHRCTFCIIPSMRGDLVSRPVGSVLEEAAALKRAGVKEILVISQDTSAYGVDTKYKLDFWNGQPVKTKFFDMCEALGQLGIWVRLHYVYPYPHVDAVIDLMAQGKILPYLDIPFQHASPRILKLMKRPAHSENTLEKIKLWREKCPELVIRSTFVVGFPGETEEDFQILLDWLVEAELDRVGCFTYSPVEGATANDLPDHVSEEIKQERYERFMQVQQQISAAKLQKRIGQTMTVLVDSLEDEYPVAVARSYADAPEIDGNVFVEDIDKSTIQPGDMLEVEITDADEYDLFAKLIKIKSV; encoded by the coding sequence ATGAAGACCCCCAAAGTCGGTTTTGTTTCTTTAGGTTGTCCTAAGGCATTGGTAGATTCTGAACGAATTTTAACTCAGTTAAAGACTGAAGGTTATCAAGTTGCATCAGATTATGATGGTGCTGATTTAGTAGTTGTTAATACCTGTGGTTTTATTGAATCTGCGGTACAAGAGTCGCTAGATGCAATTGGCGAGGCCATGAGTGAAAATGGTCGAGTAATCGTTACTGGATGCTTAGGTAAAGACGAAGATAAAATTCGTCAAATGCATCCAAACGTTTTAAAGGTTACTGGTGCAGCAGCTTATCAAGATGTGATGGAAGCTGTGCATGAATATGTGCCAGCACCGCCTAAACATAACCCATTTGTTGATTTGGTTCCTGAACAGGGAATTCGTTTAACACCTAAACATTATGCTTACTTAAAAATATCTGAAGGCTGTAACCATCGTTGTACCTTCTGTATTATTCCAAGTATGCGTGGCGATCTTGTTTCTCGTCCAGTCGGAAGTGTACTGGAAGAAGCTGCTGCGCTTAAAAGAGCAGGTGTTAAAGAAATTTTGGTTATTTCTCAAGACACATCAGCTTATGGTGTAGATACCAAATATAAGCTTGATTTCTGGAATGGCCAACCTGTTAAAACAAAATTCTTTGATATGTGTGAAGCACTAGGCCAACTTGGCATCTGGGTGCGCTTACATTATGTTTATCCATATCCACATGTCGATGCAGTTATTGACTTAATGGCACAAGGTAAAATCCTACCTTATCTTGATATTCCATTCCAACATGCAAGCCCGCGCATTCTTAAGTTAATGAAGCGTCCGGCTCACAGTGAAAATACACTAGAAAAAATTAAATTGTGGCGTGAAAAATGCCCTGAACTTGTGATTCGCTCTACATTTGTGGTGGGATTCCCTGGCGAAACTGAAGAAGATTTTCAAATATTACTCGATTGGTTAGTTGAAGCTGAACTTGATCGTGTAGGCTGCTTTACCTACTCACCAGTAGAAGGCGCTACGGCAAATGATTTACCCGATCATGTGTCTGAAGAAATTAAGCAAGAGCGTTACGAGCGCTTTATGCAAGTGCAGCAACAAATTTCTGCTGCCAAGTTGCAAAAACGTATTGGTCAAACGATGACTGTATTAGTCGATAGTTTGGAAGATGAATATCCTGTTGCTGTTGCACGTTCTTATGCGGATGCTCCGGAAATTGACGGTAATGTCTTTGTAGAAGATATCGATAAGAGCACTATTCAACCAGGCGATATGTTGGAAGTCGAAATCACCGATGCGGATGAATACGATTTATTTGCAAAGTTAATTAAAATTAAGTCGGTCTAA
- the rseP gene encoding RIP metalloprotease RseP, whose amino-acid sequence MSALFMIAAAALLLGPLIAIHEFGHYWVARKLGVKVLVYSIGFGPTLLKWTSKKSGIKYQLSALPLGGYVKMLDEREGNVAEQDLPYAFNRQKPWKRIAIVAAGPLINLIFAVLLFWILFLPAQEQLNTRVGKVIPNSPAATAQLQVGDKIIAVDGKETQTWEKLNFALIDRVGETGSLNLDVDRAGTEKNIVLPIKNFLKNQNESALDVLGFLPYRPVIPAVVTELTADGAAIRQGMKVGDRIVSINGQAMKDWFDVVEVVQHSPEKLLSIDVLRNGQLVHLQVMPQGKRDNMGQVSGVLGVKSDAGKITIPDEYKQTIQYTPIQAFEMSLDKTGQISSMILSSIVKMVKGLIGLENLSGPITIAKVAGQSAEMGWQTFISFMALMSVSLGILNLLPIPMLDGGHLVYYIIEAIRGKPVSEQIQMFGLKIGMVLLGSMMLLALFNDFMRL is encoded by the coding sequence ATGAGCGCATTATTTATGATTGCAGCAGCAGCTCTCTTGCTCGGTCCATTAATTGCAATTCATGAGTTCGGCCATTATTGGGTGGCGCGAAAACTTGGCGTTAAGGTTTTAGTATATTCAATTGGTTTTGGTCCAACATTACTCAAATGGACATCAAAAAAATCTGGAATTAAATATCAACTTTCAGCTTTACCTTTAGGCGGTTACGTAAAAATGCTCGATGAGCGAGAAGGTAATGTTGCAGAGCAAGATTTACCTTATGCGTTTAACCGTCAAAAACCATGGAAACGTATAGCAATTGTTGCGGCCGGACCTTTAATTAATTTGATTTTTGCTGTTTTACTTTTCTGGATTCTATTTTTACCAGCACAAGAACAACTAAATACGAGAGTAGGTAAAGTTATACCAAACTCGCCAGCAGCAACTGCCCAACTGCAAGTAGGTGACAAGATTATTGCTGTTGACGGAAAAGAAACGCAAACTTGGGAAAAACTTAACTTTGCTTTGATTGACCGTGTGGGTGAAACTGGTAGCCTAAATCTTGATGTAGATCGTGCAGGCACTGAAAAAAATATTGTTTTGCCGATTAAAAACTTTTTAAAAAATCAGAATGAATCAGCTTTAGATGTATTAGGCTTTTTACCATATCGTCCTGTTATTCCAGCTGTTGTAACTGAGTTGACTGCAGATGGAGCAGCAATTCGACAAGGAATGAAAGTCGGTGATCGTATTGTATCTATTAATGGTCAAGCGATGAAAGACTGGTTTGATGTGGTAGAAGTTGTACAACACTCACCAGAAAAATTGCTCAGTATTGATGTGTTGCGTAATGGTCAACTCGTTCATTTGCAAGTCATGCCTCAAGGAAAGCGTGACAACATGGGGCAAGTGAGCGGGGTTTTAGGCGTAAAAAGCGATGCAGGAAAAATTACAATTCCTGACGAATATAAGCAAACAATTCAATATACTCCAATACAAGCTTTCGAGATGTCGTTAGATAAGACTGGCCAAATCTCTAGCATGATATTGAGTTCGATAGTAAAAATGGTTAAGGGTTTAATTGGTTTAGAGAATCTTTCTGGACCAATTACTATCGCGAAAGTAGCGGGACAAAGTGCAGAAATGGGATGGCAGACTTTCATCTCATTTATGGCTTTAATGAGTGTAAGTCTTGGAATTTTAAATTTATTGCCCATTCCAATGCTAGATGGTGGACATCTTGTTTATTACATTATTGAGGCTATTCGCGGTAAGCCTGTTTCTGAACAAATACAAATGTTTGGTCTAAAAATTGGTATGGTACTGCTCGGTAGTATGATGCTTTTAGCTTTATTTAACGATTTTATGCGTTTGTAA
- the uppS gene encoding polyprenyl diphosphate synthase, protein MTDSEEYHLPKHVAIIMDGNNRFAKKNQMQKGDGHREGKNVLDPIVEHCKKTGIRALTVFAFSSENWNRPQFEVDLLMKLLEETIHEQIPRMKKFNIALRFIGDRSRLPSHLVALMEDAEQQTAHHDTMTLTIAVSYGGMWDIANAAKQVAEAVSRGEFGADQINVDLFEKYVSLNDLPAVDLLIRTGGDYRISNFLLWQAAYAELYFTDTLWPEFTVQEFDHALNVFSGRERRFGKTSEQIQQEKIENL, encoded by the coding sequence ATGACCGATTCAGAAGAGTATCATCTTCCTAAGCATGTTGCCATCATCATGGATGGCAACAACCGCTTTGCAAAAAAAAATCAAATGCAAAAAGGCGATGGACATCGAGAGGGTAAAAATGTTCTTGATCCTATCGTTGAACATTGTAAAAAAACGGGTATTCGTGCTTTAACGGTTTTTGCATTTTCAAGCGAAAATTGGAATCGACCACAATTTGAAGTCGATCTGCTTATGAAGCTTCTTGAAGAAACTATTCATGAGCAAATACCTCGCATGAAGAAATTCAATATTGCTTTGCGTTTTATTGGTGATCGTTCTCGATTACCCTCACACTTAGTTGCCTTAATGGAAGATGCAGAGCAACAAACAGCACATCATGACACTATGACCTTAACTATTGCCGTGAGCTATGGTGGGATGTGGGATATTGCAAATGCAGCAAAACAAGTTGCTGAAGCAGTTTCTCGTGGTGAATTTGGTGCTGATCAAATAAATGTTGATTTGTTCGAAAAATATGTCAGTCTAAACGATCTGCCAGCTGTGGACTTATTGATCCGTACAGGTGGAGATTATCGCATATCTAACTTTTTGTTATGGCAAGCAGCGTATGCGGAGCTGTATTTTACTGATACTTTATGGCCAGAATTTACAGTACAAGAATTCGATCATGCATTGAATGTTTTTTCAGGGCGTGAGCGTCGTTTTGGCAAAACATCTGAACAAATTCAGCAAGAGAAAATAGAGAACTTATAA
- the pyrH gene encoding UMP kinase: protein MAETISPRYSRILLKLSGEALSGNKDMGIDAQVLDQMSLSIAHLVGLGVQVGIVVGGGNLYRGSQLQKDGLVGRVTGDQMGMLATVMNGLAMRDALVRRNIRTRLMSALPIGTVVESYSSRDAIRHLSQGEVCVFVAGTGNPFFTTDTAACLRGIEIEANLILKATKVDGVYNKDPSKYEDAVKYDHLTFDQVLDEKLGVMDLTAICLCRDHNVPLQVFDMNKSGALLSVVMGEKEGTRVTK from the coding sequence ATGGCGGAAACAATTAGCCCCCGTTATTCACGCATTTTATTAAAACTATCTGGTGAGGCATTGTCAGGTAATAAAGATATGGGTATTGATGCCCAAGTTCTTGATCAAATGTCCCTTTCGATTGCTCACTTAGTTGGTTTGGGCGTGCAAGTGGGTATCGTTGTTGGTGGCGGTAACTTGTATCGTGGCAGTCAGTTGCAAAAAGATGGCTTGGTTGGTCGTGTTACTGGCGATCAAATGGGGATGCTTGCAACTGTAATGAACGGTTTGGCTATGCGTGATGCATTGGTTCGCCGTAATATCAGAACTCGTCTTATGTCTGCATTACCAATTGGTACGGTTGTAGAATCTTATTCAAGTCGTGATGCGATTCGTCATTTGAGTCAGGGCGAAGTTTGTGTTTTTGTTGCTGGTACAGGAAATCCATTCTTTACAACTGATACAGCAGCATGCTTGCGCGGAATTGAAATTGAAGCGAATTTAATTCTAAAAGCAACCAAAGTAGATGGCGTATATAATAAAGATCCAAGTAAATACGAAGACGCAGTTAAATACGATCATTTAACTTTTGATCAGGTATTAGATGAAAAGCTTGGTGTTATGGATTTGACAGCTATTTGTTTATGTCGTGACCATAATGTGCCGCTACAAGTTTTTGATATGAATAAATCAGGTGCGCTATTGTCAGTAGTAATGGGCGAAAAAGAGGGTACACGCGTTACTAAATAA